cACATTTTATGAGATTTCTTGGATGGGTCATATGGGGTACAGGGtatttaatgattcaattaattaaattaattatcaattattatgaaAATCTGAATATGCCacattatttattcaataaGACAGAATTAGTAGCAATAATTGTTATTACtccaataaatttgtttgtttttgccACAATATTGGTGTTGTTTATTCGATGTTTGATTAATATATGTAAGGGGATGACTCAAATAGAAATATGGGAATGGGAAAGATTAGAACTTCAATGGTCGAGTAAAAGATTATGGAGATTAATTCGATTCAATTATAGAAAGTTACATAATGATAAACCATTTCCTAAATTGAGTACTTGGACTAATACCATCAATAATGGCGATTATGGcgatgatgttgatgttgatgatgttgatgatgttgatgttgagtTAACTAATTTATCTTCCAACAATGAGGAACCAATAGTACCACAAAATTTTactattgatgatttgatatttcCTTATGATTTAGGAATAtggaaaaatttaataaatgcTATGAATTATCCTTATATGTGGTTAATACCATTTGCTAAACCTAAAAGTAATGGATATCAACCAGAAATATCCCAAGATTATTTACAAgatgatcaattgaatttaccTTGGCCTCCTGATGGTATTagacaacaagaaattgaaattaatgtACTACATCAACAGCATAGCCAGGGTAAcgaagaagatgaagaactACGTAGTATCAGGaattatcaagaattgAGAAGAAGATTAGATCCTAGATTGAATGTTAAACGTACAGATTTTGTCAATGATATGGGAGAAGGATTAACTGATTTTGgtgttgatgaagatagTGATTGAAAGGGGTTATATAGATGAGATAGGTAGAACTAAAATAGATTGTTGTAAGAGCCATTTGGTTGTAAATGAAAGACGATTGTAACAGTTCTAAGTCGTGTGAGTGTTAAAACTGAGTCGTGTATTGGTGTACATGTTTGTATGAAACGAGAAAGACAAAGTGGTCGTGCACAAGACACAAGTCGCGTTAAGTTAGTTAGTTAAGTGGTAGGAGTTTCGGGGCTGGCTGGCTGGTTGGctcaattgttttatatAAAGTACTTGCTATGTACGCGTCAAAATAGaatgaaacaaataaaagacaataataatagtaatataGACGACGGtttgaatgaataataagTAAATACTAATAGTTAGTACGCGTTTAATAGGAATTGTCTATCTCTTTTAGTGTCTTTTCTATCAGCAGATGGATGGAATatgaaatttctttttttttttttttttgctctcTCCAAATTCGCAGCATACAAACACACACATCTGGTAGCATCAAGTAGTAAAAAGCAAAATTTCAATCTTGCAGCTCCTGCTGctcctcttcctctttcctcccacacacacacacaaagTGAACGAAAATttacttctttttctttttttttttttttatttcacatctttctttttctttcttctttttatttttcaatcatcTGTATACCCTTCCTCCCCTCTTAAacacaacaagaagaattagTAGCAAAGCATTATGGATTCTTTTAAATTACCTTCACCTGCTCCTTCTGGTTCTACTACTAATTATTTCCCCAACAATAAACGCAAGAATAGTTCAACCTTTGATGATAATCAGACTGCctataataat
This sequence is a window from Candida dubliniensis CD36 chromosome 7, complete sequence. Protein-coding genes within it:
- a CDS encoding palmitoyltransferase, putative (Similar to S. cerevisiae PFA4), with translation MTVQLKWPILGVIIPCVIIFSLSYGSHYFILQHHLTIKQQLIYEFYATMIWISYLFAIYTNPGRVPTNYKPSSPSTRIEETGNDSEGLGLESREDETLITEEPISGDRCEWIRYCKKCNNYKPPRSHHCKICKQCVLQMDHHCPWTMNCVGNNNLPHFMRFLGWVIWGTGYLMIQLIKLIINYYENSNMPHYLFNKTELVAIIVITPINLFVFATILVLFIRCLINICKGMTQIEIWEWERLELQWSSKRLWRLIRFNYRKLHNDKPFPKLSTWTNTINNGDYGDDVDVDDVDDVDVELTNLSSNNEEPIVPQNFTIDDLIFPYDLGIWKNLINAMNYPYMWLIPFAKPKSNGYQPEISQDYLQDDQLNLPWPPDGIRQQEIEINVLHQQHSQGNEEDEELRSIRNYQELRRRLDPRLNVKRTDFVNDMGEGLTDFGVDEDSD